From the Halobacteriovorax sp. GB3 genome, the window GATCTTCGCAACATGAACTCAGGTGAAAAGAGTTTCATCAAAAACAGTGGCAAGTATTTAACATCCTTAGTTTGTCTCAAGGGTGAGCTTACAATTAAGGTTGAGAACGAGGAAAAAACCCTAAAGGCCTATGAATCAATGATTATCAGTGATACAATAAAAGATATCGAGATTCTTGCTTCAGGGAGTTCTTCTTATGTGGTGGTTAATTAGAACCACATTCATTACCTTAGTTCTATTACTATCTTCGTGTTCAAAGCATTCTGATGTTGAGATTACAAAAGATTATATCAGAATTAAGCCAGATAAAGTTGATTTACATAAATTACTTATCGTCCCATGGAATGTTGGTCCAGAAAGAGAACAGCTTGTTTCTAAAGGCGTGAGAGTCAGCCTTAAATTTCCTGCACTAGATTTAGAATCTATGGAGGCCATCATATCTAGATTTGAGGCCGACTCATGGCTTGTTCGAGTGAGAAGGGCAAGTTTAGCCAGTTCTGTGGTTGTTGGCCAAGTCTATATTCCAATTGCAATTCCAGGCAGGCATTCTTCAAGCAAGTACAGAAGACTTCAGCTTGAAAATGGTGTGATATCAATTTATTTTTCTGCATCGGCCATTTCAAAGAGGTTTGCAAACTTCCCATGTCCAGCAATTGATCATAATCGTCTTATTGAGGATGTTGCTATTGATCGAATTTATGAACAGGACTCTTTCTTTGTAAGCGTCGCTGAGGTTCAGAGGATACAAGGTAAGGTCATTGATTTTGGTTATGATTCAACTATCTTAAATGGAGGAAACTCTCTCATCGGTGATTATACTTTTGAGCTCGCTCTCTATAACTCTAGAGATAAGAGAAAAGTAAGTAACTTTGTTAAGGTTCCAGAAGTTTTAAAAGTAAAGAACGAATCCCAAGTTAATATTCAAGGTTGTGAAGATTTTGAAATTCCTATTCAAAAAAATGAAGGGGATAAGTGGGATAGTTTTAAATGGAAGAGATAAAAGAAGCCTCGCTATTAGCGAGGCTTAATATTTGAAATCAAAATTTCGCAGTGTTTTTTATTTCCATGAACATGTGAGAGGGTAAGTCATCTCATGTCCTTGTTTAGAGCGCATTTGAATATAATCATCTAACTCTGAAAAAGAATTTGTATTATCAATATGAAGCTTGTGCTTCTTTCCTTGAAAACTAAAATAAGTCGTAAATCCCGTCGCAGTCTTTCTCATTCTCTGGGCCACTGTACTAGCAAGGTTTCTACCTTCAAGAACTAATCGATCGTTCTTAATTGTAAAAATATGATTCTCACGAGGTGTGTGACATTTAATTTGTTTAACACTCGCTTTAGAACCGATGGCCATAAGCATAACTGAAATAACTGCTAAAATTTTGATGATTTTCATATCCACTCCTAAGTTGGTCTCTCGCTATAGTAATAAGCAAGGAAGATGCCAAAATGGGGGATATAAAATTAAGGGGTTGAGGCTTTGCTAAAGAGAATACTGTTAGAATTATAGGGGCCGTCAAAAAATTAGACAAAAAAAAGGCCTACTCTCGTAGGCCTTTGTGTATTTATCCGACATCTTCGAATCGATCATCGTCTCTATCTGGTATAACAGAACTAGCAGAGATATTAATATCATCGTCCTGTTCTATTTTCTTTTTATCTTCCTGCACAACTTCTACTACTGGTTCACTTTCTTTTGAAACAACTTCTTCAAAGCGTTCTTCATTAGAGGCTACTTCAGTAGCTTCAGACTCAACCTCATCCATAAAGACGACGTTTTCAAAGTCATTAGAGCTGTCTTGTTCAATCTTTTCTTCTTTCTTTGGAGCTTCGATTTTTGAGAGCTCGATACTTTGAGCGTTAGCACCATGAATGATACCCATGAGATTATCAACCGTATGGTTGAGCTTCTTGGCCTGCTCATTTAGAGAGCTAGCATTGTCAGAAGTACTATTGGCCATCTCTGTATTTTCTTGAGTGGATTGATCAATATAACCCATGGCCTTATTGATTTCTGTAATACCCTCTGATTGTTCTCTCGAGGCTACAGCAACTTGAGAAGTCATTTCATTAACAGAAAGTACTTTTTCTAGCATTTCCTCAAGTGCTTTTGAACATTGATGTGCACTAGAAATAGAGTGGTCTACTTTCTCTTTTCCCCTTTGGATAAGAGTTTCAATTTGTTCTTTATTGCCTTCAACCATTGTTTGAACATTCTTAATCGACTCATTAAGCATGTCTGAAATTTCTGTTGCAGCATCACCACTTACTTGAGCAAGATTTCCAACCTCTTCGGCAACAACGGCAAAGCCTTTTCCATGTTCACCAGCTCTTGCTGCTTCAACTGAGGCGTTAAATGAAAGGAGTTTCGTTTGGAAAACGATATCATTAATGATTTTCGTTTTTTCACCAATCTCAGCGATAACTTTTGAAATGTTCTCCATTTCAGCATTGGTTTTATCCATCTGCTTCATGATATCGTCATTACTTTCACTAACATTTTGAATCGAATTAATCATTCCTTCAACAACTCGCTTACTATCTTCAGCAGTTGATTTCAGGTTATTTGTTAAATCTTTTGTTTTATCTGAAACGTCTACGTTCGAGCGGACCATAGCACTAATTTCATCAAGAGAAGAAACTGTTTCTTGAACGCTAGAGGCTTGTCTATTAGAAGACTCTGATAGAGTTTGACTTGCATCCATAAATTCTTCAGAACTTTTAAAGACGAGGTTAGCGAAGTCTCTTAAAGAATTTACAATTGTATTTAATTGTAAGTTCATTGGCTTAACAATGAGAAAAGAAACGATAGCTAGAATAATAATCATGATCGCAGCAAAGGCCATGGCCATTGTCTTATAAAGTTTTGCTTCTGTTTGAACAAAGGCCTTAAGAGAATCCTGTGTTGAAACAATCGCTCCATCAACTTCATATGAATGATCTTCAAATTCTTCTTTATAAGACTCATTATCTTGATAGAGATCAAGTGTTTTAGAAAACTCTGAAATAAGCTCTATATCAACCTTTAAGGCCTTATCAAAGAAATCGGTATACTTCTTCTCATTGATATTATTTACGACGAGGGAAGTATCTTTATTAAGTTGCTTAATTTCAGAAATAAGTTTGTCTGCACCTTCTTTAAAGCCATCGACTCTATCACCAAGAATAAGCCCATTAAATTTAAAGAGAATATCTCTTGTTTTGATCACTTTATCTTTTAATTGAAGATTAAGTTCTTCTTTATTGTAGTCGACCTCTCCGTCAAAGAGTCTCTTCTTTTCTTTATCTTTTCTAAGCTCAACGGCCATCTCATCAATGAGAGAACTCATCGCATAAACATCTTTAACGATGGCCTGCTCGTTCTTCTTAATTTTTAAAGATTGAGTTGAAAGGCGGCTAAAAATTTCATTTTTTGTTTTAAGGTGCTTTGCAAGAACTTTCAGGTTCTTATCAATTTCCTCATTCGTTTTAATGTCGACAATTTCATTTAGAATTTTGTCGGCCCTTTTTTGTTCTTCAGCAATTGATGTTAGGTAACTATCATCGTGATTGAGAAGAAATTGGATTCTCAGAATCTTTTCCTGGTCTAGCCTAGTGACGAGAGATTTTAACTTTCGATCAATTTCGAAAACTTGATCTGTTTTGTGACCAAGAAGTGTATTGATTCCACCGACTGCTAAAATACTAAAGACACCAATTGCTGCAAGGGCATAGACTTTGGCAGAAAGACTAATTTTCCTTGAAGATAAAAATCCCATCGAACAAATCCTTGTTTAAAAACTTTTCCCATTATAAGGCCATTTCATAGATCTATTCGGATAGTTTGGAGATAAATTTAGAGTAATTTCATTGATAAAGAACAAGGAATGTTAATGACTAAGCGGTCTAGAGAAATTCTTTGTCGATTTCCCCGTCATATATCTCGATTTCATCAGGAGCTGATGACCAGCGGTCACTAAGCTCTTGAGGAACCTCTGGGTTAGATGATTCGATACCAAAGGGGCAGTGAGTACAGCCACTTTTACAACAAAATCCACGTCTTAGGTGGTATTCTCGTGTAAAAACCATGAGGCCATCGCCATTGAAATAGTAGTCTTTACCTTCGGTAAGTTTGAGTTCTTTAGTCATGAATGGATCTTAGCAAAGAAGTTACAAAAAAAAAGGCCTTCAATTCTGAAGGCCCATTCTCGCGTGCGTGTATTCAATTTAATATTGAAATAATTCAGTTCCTGTCGAATTCCTATTCGAGAGTCTCAGGAAGTGGAGGGCAAACATACCCAGAGTGGCATTTACCGTAAAGGGGAAACCACCAAAAATGGTCATTTTTTAGGAATTCTTTAGGAAGGTGGAAATGACTGCGTCTTGTGAACTTAGTGACGCCTTAGTACAATTAAGGGGTTAACATCAATTCAAAGGAAACTATTTATGGAAAGAGTGTGGTTTGAGCACTATCAACAAGGTGTGGCAAAGGAAATTAATCCTGATCAGTATCAGTCCATTCCAGAGATTTTAGAGAAATGTTTTACAAAATTTAAAACGAAGCCAGCTTTTCATAATATGGGAAAAACTCTCACTTATGGTGAGCTCGATCTTTTATCAAAGAAATTTGCTTCATATCTACAAAATGATCTCGGCCTTAAGAAAGGTGATCGAGTGGCCATGATGATGCCAAATATTCTTCAATACCCAATTGCTCTTTTTGGAATTTTAAGAGCTGGTATGGTTGCGGTTAATGTTAACCCTCTCTACACAGCAAGAGAGCTAGAGCACCAACTTAAAGATGCTGGTGTTGATACAATTGTTATCTTTGAAAACTCTTGTCACACATTACAAGAGATTGTTGCAAATACTCCTGTTAAAAATGTTATTACGACAGGTATTGGCGACATGCTAGGTTTTCCAAAGTCACTTATTGTTAACTTTGTAATTAAGCATGTTAAAAAAATGGTCCCAAAATGGAATCTTCCTAACTCAACACCATTTTTACAAACTGTTTCTAAGGGTGATGAAAGTAAATTTACTCAGCATGAAATTAAAGGTGATGATACGGCCTTCCTTCAGTACACAGGTGGAACAACTGGTGTTGCTAAAGGAGCTGAGCTTATTCATAGAAA encodes:
- a CDS encoding DUF5522 domain-containing protein, with product MTKELKLTEGKDYYFNGDGLMVFTREYHLRRGFCCKSGCTHCPFGIESSNPEVPQELSDRWSSAPDEIEIYDGEIDKEFL
- a CDS encoding methyl-accepting chemotaxis protein; translation: MGFLSSRKISLSAKVYALAAIGVFSILAVGGINTLLGHKTDQVFEIDRKLKSLVTRLDQEKILRIQFLLNHDDSYLTSIAEEQKRADKILNEIVDIKTNEEIDKNLKVLAKHLKTKNEIFSRLSTQSLKIKKNEQAIVKDVYAMSSLIDEMAVELRKDKEKKRLFDGEVDYNKEELNLQLKDKVIKTRDILFKFNGLILGDRVDGFKEGADKLISEIKQLNKDTSLVVNNINEKKYTDFFDKALKVDIELISEFSKTLDLYQDNESYKEEFEDHSYEVDGAIVSTQDSLKAFVQTEAKLYKTMAMAFAAIMIIILAIVSFLIVKPMNLQLNTIVNSLRDFANLVFKSSEEFMDASQTLSESSNRQASSVQETVSSLDEISAMVRSNVDVSDKTKDLTNNLKSTAEDSKRVVEGMINSIQNVSESNDDIMKQMDKTNAEMENISKVIAEIGEKTKIINDIVFQTKLLSFNASVEAARAGEHGKGFAVVAEEVGNLAQVSGDAATEISDMLNESIKNVQTMVEGNKEQIETLIQRGKEKVDHSISSAHQCSKALEEMLEKVLSVNEMTSQVAVASREQSEGITEINKAMGYIDQSTQENTEMANSTSDNASSLNEQAKKLNHTVDNLMGIIHGANAQSIELSKIEAPKKEEKIEQDSSNDFENVVFMDEVESEATEVASNEERFEEVVSKESEPVVEVVQEDKKKIEQDDDINISASSVIPDRDDDRFEDVG